A window from Drosophila yakuba strain Tai18E2 chromosome 3L, Prin_Dyak_Tai18E2_2.1, whole genome shotgun sequence encodes these proteins:
- the LOC6533806 gene encoding uncharacterized protein LOC6533806 isoform X2 has product MLHCQVDESSAEQCECPQMHSENSAETSSAAELPAQDFIKPLEVQSPLKKNIEQSFKVDCKLPLHTLLSPINITDPLRKQIEIKHLLDFQCGLGELSFFGPFEHISVSELSKEDKTIKPYFIPELQMACAGQEAEQVAEKTVVDVKEPTAPQKKLPENQPINDAIITGTDERKLPPLEESNISSLAGFNGTVIEEANVTSTEVSHLKGTEEANEPISDHKNSPLLKSDIKLQPKSLGIQIPPLQIEALISPLVENPKPVPKIGLFSFLTGNKLALTPSVRLSFGDNTTSRRNIRSKEIIQQQASRSLKALISILTLQTKLEPSIFDNSHKSRSKRYEQVKNSLTFSRVFRQNIFQPSLEVESKEQDIDGNPLESGEPNLKAPSVYKEPLPMAYRLDASEGLTCNGLSVSKDSVFSEGSESDVSETQNKLFVMKKPQQVPKSTRSMADLGDILHNGRVLFSQPVRLFCFSKLKEWKRQGEGQIEVFEHHGSYYIVLHDKVSGELIIYMRVDERWRIDYMTKSSYSCRWTNINYATCREGILERIACSFREPSHAAEFVARVRNSAIQSRLECSC; this is encoded by the exons ATGTTGCACTGCCAAGTGGATGAATCAAGTGCAGAGCAATGTGAGTGTCCTCAGATGCACTCAGAGAATTCTGCAGAAACTTCCAGTGCGGCAGAACTCCCAGCTCAGGACTTTATCAAGCCACTGGAAGTCCAAAGTCcactgaaaaaaaacataGAACAGTCCTTTAAGGTGGACTGTAAGCTTCCGCTGCACACTCTTCTGTCACCAATTAACATCACCGATCCATTGCGTAAGCAAATTGAGATCAAGCACCTGCTAGATTTTCAGTGTGGATTGGGTGAATTATCCTTCTTTGGACCATTTGAACACATTTCAGTGTCGGAGTTGTCCAAAGAGGATAAAACCATAAAGCCGTATTTTATTCCGGAATTACAAATGGCTTGTGCCGGACAAGAAGCTGAGCAAGTTGCGGAGAAAACTGTAGTTGATGTAAAGGAACCAACTGCGCCTCAGAAGAAGCTACCGGAAAATCAACCCATCAATGATGCGATTATAACAGGAACCGATGAAAGGAAGTTACCGCCGTTGGAAGAGTCAAATATTTCAAGTTTAGCAGGATTTAATGGAACAGTGATTGAAGAAGCAAATGTAACTAGCACTGAAGTATCCCATCTGAAAGGAACCGAAGAAGCAAATGAGCCCATAAGTGATCACAAAAATAGTCCATTACTTAAAAGTGATATTAAACTACAGCCAAAATCACTTGGAATTCAAATACCTCCTCTACAAATCGAAGCACTAATTTCTCCATTAGTAGAAAACCCCAAGCCAGTACCTAAAATAGGCTTGTTTAGTTTTCTGACGGGAAACAAGTTGGCTTTAACACCGAGTGTAAGGCTCTCTTTTGGCGATAATACGACGAGCAGGAGAAACATACGATCCAAGGAGATTATTCAACAGCAAGCATCCAGATCATTAAAGGCTCTAATTTCCATTCTAACATTGCAAACAAAGCTAGAGCCATCCATTTTTG ATAATTCCCATAAGAGTCGATCGAAACGATATGAACAAGTGAAGAACTCCTTAACCTTTTCAAGGGTATTTAGGCAGAACATTTTTCAGCCTTCTCTGGAGGTGGAAAGTAAGGAGCAGGATATTGATGGAAACCCACTGGAATCTGGGGAACCCAATTTAAAAGCTCCAAGTGTATACAAAGAACCACTGCCCATGGCATACCGACTAGATGCCAGCGAAGGACTAACTTGTAATGGCCTGAGTGTGAGCAAGGATTCAGTATTTAGTGAGGGCTCCGAAAGTGATGTATCGGAAACGCAAAATAAGTTGTTTGTGATGAAAAAACCCCAACAAGTGCCTAAATCTACCAGATCGATGGCCGATCTAGGAGACATTCTGCATAATGGTAGGGTACTGTTCAGTCAGCCGGTAAGACTGTTCTGTTTCAGCAAGTTGAAGGAGTGGAAACGGCAAG GCGAGGGTCAAATCGAGGTGTTCGAGCACCACGGCTCCTACTACATAGTACTCCATGACAAGGTCAGCGGAGAGCTGATCATCTACATGCGGGTGGACGAGAGGTGGCGCATCGACTACATGACCAAGAGCTCCTACAGCTGCCGCTGGACCAACATCAACTACGCCACCTGCCGCGAGGGCATCCTGGAGAGGATCGCCTGCTCCTTCCGGGAACCCAGTCACGCTGCCGAATTTGTCGCCAGGGTGCGGAATAGTGCGATCCAGTCACGCTTGGAATGCAGTTGCTAA
- the LOC6533806 gene encoding uncharacterized protein LOC6533806 isoform X1 has product MLHCQVDESSAEQCECPQMHSENSAETSSAAELPAQDFIKPLEVQSPLKKNIEQSFKVDCKLPLHTLLSPINITDPLRKQIEIKHLLDFQCGLGELSFFGPFEHISVSELSKEDKTIKPYFIPELQMACAGQEAEQVAEKTVVDVKEPTAPQKKLPENQPINDAIITGTDERKLPPLEESNISSLAGFNGTVIEEANVTSTEVSHLKGTEEANEPISDHKNSPLLKSDIKLQPKSLGIQIPPLQIEALISPLVENPKPVPKIGLFSFLTGNKLALTPSVRLSFGDNTTSRRNIRSKEIIQQQASRSLKALISILTLQTKLEPSIFDNSHKSRSKRYEQVKNSLTFSRVFRQNIFQPSLEVESKEQDIDGNPLESGEPNLKAPSVYKEPLPMAYRLDASEGLTCNGLSVSKDSVFSEGSESDVSETQNKLFVMKKPQQVPKSTRSMADLGDILHNGRVLFSQPVRLFCFSKLKEWKRQGKVAPSHESPYRSPSFSGEGQIEVFEHHGSYYIVLHDKVSGELIIYMRVDERWRIDYMTKSSYSCRWTNINYATCREGILERIACSFREPSHAAEFVARVRNSAIQSRLECSC; this is encoded by the exons ATGTTGCACTGCCAAGTGGATGAATCAAGTGCAGAGCAATGTGAGTGTCCTCAGATGCACTCAGAGAATTCTGCAGAAACTTCCAGTGCGGCAGAACTCCCAGCTCAGGACTTTATCAAGCCACTGGAAGTCCAAAGTCcactgaaaaaaaacataGAACAGTCCTTTAAGGTGGACTGTAAGCTTCCGCTGCACACTCTTCTGTCACCAATTAACATCACCGATCCATTGCGTAAGCAAATTGAGATCAAGCACCTGCTAGATTTTCAGTGTGGATTGGGTGAATTATCCTTCTTTGGACCATTTGAACACATTTCAGTGTCGGAGTTGTCCAAAGAGGATAAAACCATAAAGCCGTATTTTATTCCGGAATTACAAATGGCTTGTGCCGGACAAGAAGCTGAGCAAGTTGCGGAGAAAACTGTAGTTGATGTAAAGGAACCAACTGCGCCTCAGAAGAAGCTACCGGAAAATCAACCCATCAATGATGCGATTATAACAGGAACCGATGAAAGGAAGTTACCGCCGTTGGAAGAGTCAAATATTTCAAGTTTAGCAGGATTTAATGGAACAGTGATTGAAGAAGCAAATGTAACTAGCACTGAAGTATCCCATCTGAAAGGAACCGAAGAAGCAAATGAGCCCATAAGTGATCACAAAAATAGTCCATTACTTAAAAGTGATATTAAACTACAGCCAAAATCACTTGGAATTCAAATACCTCCTCTACAAATCGAAGCACTAATTTCTCCATTAGTAGAAAACCCCAAGCCAGTACCTAAAATAGGCTTGTTTAGTTTTCTGACGGGAAACAAGTTGGCTTTAACACCGAGTGTAAGGCTCTCTTTTGGCGATAATACGACGAGCAGGAGAAACATACGATCCAAGGAGATTATTCAACAGCAAGCATCCAGATCATTAAAGGCTCTAATTTCCATTCTAACATTGCAAACAAAGCTAGAGCCATCCATTTTTG ATAATTCCCATAAGAGTCGATCGAAACGATATGAACAAGTGAAGAACTCCTTAACCTTTTCAAGGGTATTTAGGCAGAACATTTTTCAGCCTTCTCTGGAGGTGGAAAGTAAGGAGCAGGATATTGATGGAAACCCACTGGAATCTGGGGAACCCAATTTAAAAGCTCCAAGTGTATACAAAGAACCACTGCCCATGGCATACCGACTAGATGCCAGCGAAGGACTAACTTGTAATGGCCTGAGTGTGAGCAAGGATTCAGTATTTAGTGAGGGCTCCGAAAGTGATGTATCGGAAACGCAAAATAAGTTGTTTGTGATGAAAAAACCCCAACAAGTGCCTAAATCTACCAGATCGATGGCCGATCTAGGAGACATTCTGCATAATGGTAGGGTACTGTTCAGTCAGCCGGTAAGACTGTTCTGTTTCAGCAAGTTGAAGGAGTGGAAACGGCAAGGTAAAGTAGCACCTTCCCATGAGAGTCCTTACCGTTCGCCATCCTTCTCAGGCGAGGGTCAAATCGAGGTGTTCGAGCACCACGGCTCCTACTACATAGTACTCCATGACAAGGTCAGCGGAGAGCTGATCATCTACATGCGGGTGGACGAGAGGTGGCGCATCGACTACATGACCAAGAGCTCCTACAGCTGCCGCTGGACCAACATCAACTACGCCACCTGCCGCGAGGGCATCCTGGAGAGGATCGCCTGCTCCTTCCGGGAACCCAGTCACGCTGCCGAATTTGTCGCCAGGGTGCGGAATAGTGCGATCCAGTCACGCTTGGAATGCAGTTGCTAA
- the LOC6533807 gene encoding myosin-9: MESDKLNELNRQINEIKKRILLAEGQKTANAAEWQKQNRINCDTISSLKKDIKEQTVRACRLRNPLHRPVVIKETTGESRRAQSCTPTLIVGKATYPVGAKNADDAIFLTDLKITESRKQMDLLRHRFKSRQQHFSKLVEKYRGLLANKEAQNQNMGEKPPETLEEDANRKLVCQLENEIHRTNVQWMEAEHIRKKYRSIEASLMTDAERFERSLRELEASLSDQKAEIERLQQVHNEAVEMRDAAKVILQRQEQQANLSQKTRERQALDFRKQVEARKLELERIGRKLFAETKTLVHQDSVGSSSGDQHTAKTENGEEEPVSQLESVTSDMESLFKQLMEASGATSPFEVFERFSAQKESAARLNYLRKAAEAEKANLEAEREALSSELEASKFSDVKESEVNQEVIEQIKNSIASKEQDRKLDTDEAGKSMGVLKYLKERICEMIFKVQEVDESNIDVPERKLHVSVAELPNFLAHTAEDEDMIEILKLKIKRCQELSKSEDVPPFEIPKLDIVDEEEEELYNAEQPKSPSIQEGEKPQPMPVCYYNLFAGRAQRAAGTSSSSPEQAPAAVATTDDDNEVPSRNFLKRQSVLIVDSKSRRKPFRPTPGGRRK, encoded by the exons ATGGAATCGGACAAGTTAAACGAATTGAACCGACAGATAAATGAGATTAAAAAGCGGATTTTATTGGCAG AGGGCCAGAAGACGGCAAATGCGGCCGAATGGCAGAAGCAAAATCGCATCAACTGCGACACAATCAGCTCCTTGAAGAAGGACATCAAGGAGCAGACTGTAAGAGCATGTCGGCTGCGGAATCCCCTCCATCGCCCAGTGGTCATCAAGGAGACCACGGGAGAGTCGCGAAGGGCACAAAGCTGCACACCCACCCTAATTGTGGGCAAGGCCACCTATCCAGTGGGTGCCAAAAACGCCGATGATGCCATATTCCTCACTGACCTCAAAATCACCGAGAGTCGAAAACAAATGGATCTGCTGCGGCATCGCTTTAAATCCCGCCAACAGCACTTCAGTAAGCTGGTGGAGAAATACCGAGGATTACTGGCCAACAAGGAGGCACAGAACCAGAATATGGGCGAGAAGCCACCCGAAACTCTGGAGGAGGATGCCAACAGGAAG CTCGTCTGCCAGCTGGAAAACGAGATCCACCGCACCAACGTGCAATGGATGGAAGCGGAGCACATTCGCAAGAAGTACCGCTCCATTGAGGCATCCTTGATGACGGATGCGGAGCGTTTCGAGCGGAGTCTGCGGGAACTGGAGGCCTCGCTGAGTGACCAGAAGGCGGAGATCGAGCGACTGCAGCAGGTGCACAACGAGGCGGTCGAGATGAGGGACGCGGCCAAGGTGATCCTGCagcggcaggagcagcaggccaATCTCTCGCAAAAGACCAGGGAGCGACAGGCACTTGACTTTCGCAAGCAGGTGGAGGCGCGtaagctggagctggagaggATTGGACGCAAGTTGTTTGCCGAGACCAAGACACTCGTCCATCAGGATAGCGTGGGATCCAGTTCGGGTGACCAGCACACtgccaaaaccgaaaacggCGAGGAGGAGCCGGTGTCTCAGCTGGAGAGTGTCACCAGCGATATGGAATCGTTGTTCAAGCAACTGATGGAGGCTTCCGGTGCCACATCGCCATTCGAGGTCTTCGAGAGATTCAGCGCCCAGAAGGAGTCCGCTGCCCGTTTGAATTACCTAAGAAAGGCGGCGGAGGCTGAGAAGGCCAATCTGGAGGCGGAACGAGAGGCTTTGAGCAGTGAGCTGGAGGCCTCCAAGTTCTCGGATGTCAAGGAGAGCGAAGT AAATCAAGAGGTTATTGAGCAAATTAAGAACAGCATCGCCTCCAAGGAGCAGGATCGCAAACTGGACACAGACGAGGCGGGAAAATCCATGGGAGTACTGAAGTATCTCAAGGAGCGCATCTGCGAGATGATCTTCAAGGTGCAGGAGGTGGACGAGAGCAACATAGATGTACCCGAACGAAAGCTCCATGTGAGCGTAGCAGAACTACCcaactttttggcacacaCTGCCGAGGACGAGGATATGATTGAG ATACTCAAACTGAAGATCAAGCGCTGCCAGGAGCTGAGCAAGTCCGAGGATGTGCCGCCGTTCGAGATACCCAAGCTGGACATCgtcgacgaggaggaggaggagctgtaCAACGCAGAGCAGCCCAAGTCGCCATCCATTCAAGAGGGCGAGAAGCCACAACCCATGCCCGTTTGCTACTACAATCTGTTCGCTGGACGGGCTCAGAGAGCTGCAGGCACTTCCTCATCCTCTCCAGAACAGGCGCCAGCGGCGG TGGCCACCACAGACGATGACAACGAAGTGCCCTCCCGCAACTTCCTGAAGCGACAATCAGTGCTCATTGTGGATTCAAAATCCCGGCGAAAACCATTTAGACCCACACCCGGTGGTAGACGCAAATAA
- the LOC6533808 gene encoding peritrophin-44, whose protein sequence is MRVSQCGFHLGVILALLAEITGFSMEEKCKFWAGTGHIGDPSDCRAWGFCQDNQLIERRSCTEGLLYNFRDGTCKKPSDVNCHSQISEICACLQPWNYIANPADCRRFAKCEDFEYPTWKDCGVGRVFSNQEQTCLEEVAGCPQDNICTHMKDGSLVGDPNSCRSYFKCHNGFGIQLNCSVGRYFNRNTGNCQSWLPHYCSKEEELLLTPPATNYHICSTYYPRDRDEVQLLPDLMTCHGYYSCTSQFDVGQWSSCPWGQHFEWWSQRCGSPKDNSCSYDRCGNRNQLMVTTINTGCREFTICQDSSSQSSQKCPQDYPYFNEVLGQCTDEFPNHRVCYMDG, encoded by the exons ATGAGAG TTTCGCAATGTGGATTCCACTTGGGTGTAATTTTGGCCTTACTGGCCGAAATCACTGGCTTTTCGATGGAGGAGAAGTGCAAGTTTTGGGCTGGAACTGGCCATATTGGCGATCCTAGTGACTGCCGGGCCTGGGGATTTTGCCAGGACAACCAACTCATCGAGAGACGTAGCTGCACTGAGGGATTACTGTACAATTTCCGAGATGGCACCTGCAAGAAACCATCGGATGTGAATTGTCACTCGCAGATCTCGGAAATTTGCGCCTGCCTCCAGCCGTGGAATTACATAGCCAATCCGGCTGACTGCCGGAGATTCGCCAAGTGTGAGGATTTCGAGTATCCCACTTGGAAAGACTGTGGTGTGGGTCGAGTGTTCAGCAACCAGGAGCAGACCTGCCTCGAGGAGGTTGCCGGCTGTCCACAGGATAATATCTGCACCCATATGAAAGATGGCTCACTTGTGGGCGATCCCAACAGCTGTCGCAGCTACTTTAAATGCCACAATGGATTTGGCATCCAGTTGAATTGCTCCGTTGGCCGATACTTTAACCGAAACACGGGTAATTGCCAATCCTGGCTGCCGCACTACTGCTCCAAGGAAGAGGAGCTCTTGTTAACGCCACCCGCCACGAACTATCACATCTGCTCCACGTACTATCCAAGGGATAGAGATGAAGTGCAGCTCCTGCCGGATCTGATGACCTGTCACGGCTACTACTCCTGCACCTCCCAGTTCGACGTGGGCCAGTGGAGCAGCTGTCCTTGGGGTCAGCACTTTGAGTGGTGGAGCCAGCGATGTGGCTCGCCCAAGGACAACAGCTGCTCCTACGATCGCTGCGGCAATAGGAACCAACTAATGGTGACCACCATCAACACGGGCTGCAGGGAGTTCACGATCTGCCAGGATAGTAGTTCCCAAAGCTCGCAAAAGTGTCCGCAGGACTATCCGTATTTTAATGAGGTTCTGGGACAGTGCACCGATGAATTTCCCAATCACAGGGTGTGTTACATGGATGGATAG